One Trichosurus vulpecula isolate mTriVul1 chromosome 7, mTriVul1.pri, whole genome shotgun sequence genomic region harbors:
- the UBL4B gene encoding ubiquitin-like protein 4B has product MWLTVKLLLGRRCLLQVSENEKVFMLKRLVSKQLHVPEKQQRLLFRGQVLADNKRLSDYCIGPNSTLNVILRPLEKASPERPSQSQSPSQSQSLWPQLMKILAKHFSPQDAEKVLSQLKDEHKKCLQHMSLDDLERISKLLLSEKKHLGASGSTVQSKGDMEPRGDMKCNVAPKDGLKPEKSPGK; this is encoded by the coding sequence ATGTGGCTAACTGTCAAGCTTCTCTTAGGCAGGAGGTGCTTACTCCAAGTCTCAGAGAATGAGAAAGTATTTATGTTAAAACGACTAGTGTCGAAACAGCTTCATGTCCCCGAGAAACAGCAGCGGCTACTCTTCAGAGGCCAGGTCCTGGCTGATAACAAGCGTCTCTCCGACTACTGTATTGGACCCAATTCTACCCTCAATGTGATCCTCCGTCCCTTGGAGAAGGCATCCCCTGAGAGGCCTTCCCAGTCTCAGTCTCCTTCTCAGTCCCAGTCCTTGTGGCCTCAGCTTATGAAGATTCTGGCCAAACATTTTAGCCCACAGGATGCAGAGAAAGTCCTTAGCCAGCTAAAAGATGAGCACAAGAAGTGTCTGCAACACATGAGCCTGGACGACCTGGAGCGAATCTCAAAACTCTTACTTTCAGAAAAGAAGCACCTAGGAGCCTCTGGCTCTACTGTCCAGTCCAAAGGTGATATGGAGCCCCGAGGAGATATGAAATGCAATGTAGCACCCAAGGACGGCTTAAAACCAGAAAAGTCACCTGGTAAATAA